Proteins from a single region of Bacteroidota bacterium:
- a CDS encoding response regulator transcription factor, with protein sequence MRILIIEDEQPASTRLKKLLLEAEPEAIILDEIVSVKSAVDWFKNHSQPDLVFMDIHLSDGNSFDIFELVNITAPVIFITAYDEFALKAFKVNSVEYLLKPVKQEELVGALNKFKTYFNKNTQLPDLSKIMENLKDPGSTYKKRFLIRYGEHIKAVETENVAYFYTEEKINFLRTKDNHSYHIEYNLDKLEGILDPAKFFRINRQFIINYEAIDQMFSFSKSRVKINLKPPINLDTIVSTERSPLFKEWLSGKE encoded by the coding sequence ATGAGAATTTTAATTATCGAAGACGAACAGCCTGCCTCTACCCGACTGAAAAAACTATTACTTGAAGCTGAGCCTGAGGCAATAATTCTGGATGAGATCGTGAGTGTTAAATCAGCTGTAGATTGGTTTAAAAATCACAGTCAGCCGGATCTTGTATTTATGGATATTCATCTTTCCGATGGCAACAGTTTTGACATTTTTGAATTGGTAAACATTACTGCTCCGGTAATTTTCATAACTGCATATGATGAATTCGCGCTAAAGGCATTCAAAGTAAATAGTGTAGAATACCTTTTGAAGCCGGTCAAGCAGGAAGAATTAGTTGGGGCATTAAATAAGTTTAAAACATACTTTAATAAAAATACACAGCTTCCGGATCTGAGTAAAATAATGGAGAATCTGAAAGATCCCGGCTCGACTTATAAAAAAAGATTTTTGATCCGTTACGGAGAACATATCAAAGCTGTAGAAACAGAAAACGTAGCATATTTTTATACGGAGGAAAAAATAAATTTTTTAAGAACAAAAGACAATCACTCTTATCATATAGAATATAACCTTGATAAACTTGAAGGCATATTAGATCCTGCAAAATTTTTCAGGATCAATCGTCAGTTTATAATAAATTATGAAGCGATCGATCAGATGTTCTCTTTTTCGAAATCCAGAGTAAAAATAAATTTGAAACCACCGATCAATCTGGACACGATCGTAAGTACAGAGCGATCACCACTCTTTAAAGAATGGTTGTCAGGTAAAGAATAA